The Malus domestica chromosome 06, GDT2T_hap1 genome has a segment encoding these proteins:
- the LOC103437768 gene encoding pentatricopeptide repeat-containing protein At1g74850, chloroplastic gives MSFSPTLSISSSSPISASVYKINPKSHQLTVVTKAPDSSVHRRFLSVRHNFLSGDRRLAFSARAKPKDLILGNPSVTLEKGKYSYDVETLINKLSSLPPRGSIARCLDIFKNKLSLNDFALVFKEFAARGDWQRSLRLFKYMQRQIWCKPNEHIYTIMISLLGREGLLDKCTEVFDEMPSQGVVRSVFSYTALINAYGRNGQYETSLELLGRMKKDKVSPSILTYNTVLNACARGGLDWEGLLGLFAEMRHEGILPDLVTYNTLLSACAGRGLGDEAEMVFRTMNEGGIVPDITTYRYLVETFGKLDKLERVSELLKEMEAGGNLPDITSYNVLLEAYAQLGSIRESMGVFRQMQAAGCMPNAATYSILLNLYGSHGRYDDVRELFLEMKVSNTVPDAATYNILIQVFGEGGYFKEVVTLFHDMVEEKIEPNMETYEGLIYACGKGGLHEDSKKILLHMHENGIVPSTKAYTGVIEAYGQAALYDEALVAFNIMNEVGSKPSVESYNSLIHAFARGGLYRETEAVLLITGEAGVARNVHTVNGMIEAFRQGGQFEEAIKAYVEMEKTRCEPDEWTLEAVLSVYCVAGLVNECEEHFQEIKASGILPSVMCYCMMLAVYARSDRWDDAYELLNEMLTNRQSNIHQVIGQMIKGDYDDDSNWQMVEYVFDKLKSEGCGLGMRFYNTLLEALWWLGQKQRAVRVLNEATQRGLFPELFRKNKLVASVDVHRMWQGGAYTAMSLWLNNMYEMFLNGEDLPHLATVVVVRGKMEKSSISQELPIAKAAYTFLQDNMPASFSFPKWNNGRILCQRPQLKRILSSIEPSTEGSERNNITTLSNSPFPPPGTKISSRAVNSGRYNDASSDARIRTRTELLTSTV, from the exons ATGTCCTTCTCCCCCACGCTCTCCATTTCCAGCTCTTCGCCTATATCCGCCTCAGTTTACAAAATTAACCCCAAGTCCCACCAGCTCACTGTCGTCACCAAAGCCCCGGACTCGTCCGTGCACCGGAGATTCTTATCCGTCCGCCATAACTTCCTCTCCGGCGACCGTCGGCTGGCGTTCTCTGCCAGGGCGAAGCCGAAGGATCTCATCCTCGGGAACCCGTCGGTGACGCTGGAGAAGGGGAAGTACAGCTACGACGTCGAGACCCTAATTAACAAACTCAGTAGCCTCCCTCCGCGCGGAAGCATCGCTCGGTGCCTCGACATTTTCAAGAACAAGCTGTCGCTGAACGATTTCGCTTTGGTGTTCAAGGAGTTCGCCGCGCGCGGTGATTGGCAGCGGTCGCTCCGCCTCTTCAAGTATATGCAGCGCCAGATATGGTGCAAGCCGAACGAGCACATATACACGATAATGATCAGCTTGCTCGGCCGCGAGGGGCTGCTGGATAAGTGCACCGAGGTGTTCGACGAAATGCCTAGCCAGGGCGTGGTCCGCAGCGTCTTCAGCTACACCGCATTGATCAATGCCTACGGGCGTAACGGTCAGTACGAAACCTCCCTTGAACTTCTTGGTAGAATGAAGAAGGATAAGGTTTCGCCGAGTATTTTGACTTATAATACTGTGCTCAATGCTTGTGCAAGAGGTGGGTTGGATTGGGAAGGATTGTTAGGATTGTTTGCCGAAATGCGGCACGAAGGAATACTGCCGGACCTTGTTACTTATAATACTTTGCTTAGTGCTTGTGCTGGTAGAGGATTAGGTGATGAGGCGGAGATGGTGTTCAGGACTATGAATGAGGGTGGGATTGTTCCGGATATAACCACGTATCGTTACCTTGTTGAAACTTTTGGTAAATTGGACAAGCTCGAGAGAGTCTCGGAGCTTCTTAAAGAGATGGAAGCTGGAGGGAATTTGCCTGATATTACGTCATATAATGTGTTACTAGAGGCATATGCACAATTGGGGTCGATTAGAGAGTCAATGGGTGTGTTTAGGCAGATGCAGGCAGCAGGGTGTATGCCAAATGCCGCCACTTACAGTATTTTGTTGAATCTGTACGGGAGTCATGGAAGGTATGATGATGTTCGGGAGCTTTTTCTTGAGATGAAAGTGAGCAATACAGTGCCAGATGCAGCTACGTATAACATTCTCATACAAGTGTTTGGGGAGGGTGGGTATTTTAAGGAGGTAGTGACTTTGTTTCATGATATGGTGGAGGAGAAAATCGAGCCCAATATGGAGACGTATGAAGGGTTGATATATGCTTGTGGAAAGGGAGGACTCCATGAGGATTCCAAGAAAATTTTACTTCACATGCACGAGAATGGAATAGTGCCTAGTACCAAGGCCTATACAGGGGTTATTGAAGCATATGGGCAAGCGGCATTGTATGACGAAGCTCTTGTTGCCTTCAACATAATGAATGAAGTGGGAAGCAAACCATCAGTTGAAAGCTACAACTCGCTGATACATGCATTTGCAAGAGGCGGATTATACAGGGAGACTGAAGCAGTCTTGTTGATAACAGGCGAGGCTGGTGTTGCCAGGAATGTCCATACAGTCAATGGCATGATAGAAGCTTTTAGGCAAGGAGGTCAATTTGAAGAAGCTATCAAGGCATACGTTGAGATGGAAAAGACAAGATGCGAACCTGATGAGTGGACCCTTGAGGCAGTTTTAAGCGTTTACTGCGTTGCAGGTCTTGTTAATGAGTGTGAGGAGCACTTCCAAGAGATTAAAGCCTCAGGAATATTACCCAGTGTCATGTGCTACTGCATGATGCTTGCTGTTTATGCGAGGAGTGACAG GTGGGATGATGCCTATGAGTTGCTGAATGAGATGCTTACAAACAGGCAATCAAATATTCATCAAGTGATTGGGCAGATGATCAAGGGAGACTACGATGATGACTCTAACTGGCAGATGGTAGAATATGTTTTTGACAAATTAAAATCTGAGGGATGCGGGTTGGGAATGAGGTTCTACAACACTCTACTGGAAGCACTTTGGTGGCTGGGTCAGAAACAAAGAGCTGTGCGAGTTCTTAATGAAGCAACACAGCGGGGGCTTTTTCCTGAACTTTTTCGTAAAAATAAACTTGTGGCGTCTGTTGATGTGCACAG GATGTGGCAAGGTGGTGCATATACAGCAATGTCACTTTGGCTAAACAATATGTATGAGATGTTCCTCAATGGCGAGGATCTACCCCATCTTGCAACTGTCGTCGTAGT ACGAGGGAAGATGGAGAAAAGCTCCATATCACAAGAACTACCGATTGCAAAGGCTGCTTATACATTTCTGCAGGATAATATGCCAGCGTCCTTTTCTTTCCCAAAATGGAACAATGGTCGAATACTCTGCCAGCGCCCTCAGCTCAAGCGGATTCTATCAAGCATTGAACCATCCACAGAGGGGTCCGAAAGGAATAATATAACCACGTTAAGTAACTCTCCGTTTCCTCCTCCCGGAACAAAGATATCCTCCCGTGCTGTCAATAGTGGACGGTATAATGATGCCAGTTCTGATGCAAGAATTAGGACAAGAACAGAGCTTTTGACAAGCACGGTTTAA